In Trichocoleus desertorum NBK24, the following are encoded in one genomic region:
- a CDS encoding DUF6816 family protein: MSNTNNRSFCDRALLWGFCCSLLLMLWQPIAQAGPLSDRIAAFPQWHAQPSVQAAKGDLVYPDWLTGTWDITSTLVDLAAPLAPEVVTPGFESNRQYLQQPIGFRVKFGPALSKSANSLIPMPQSRSSSEVVADRAFNGLNIAKAYLGDRVVLAVKMDPNSPNRQITLLRGDRQLVSVVTGRATETPDPDQFITTEVFQQQFRGAPQLYFNQVETTTAYRRSTSADSPAIVADQITAVYLSPQDPEYFKAGGLSNTRPVALYRYQLEFFPASSVAKVMGTSTVKTVRRLALST, translated from the coding sequence ATGAGCAATACGAACAATAGGAGTTTTTGCGATCGCGCCCTTCTGTGGGGTTTCTGTTGCAGCCTCCTGCTCATGCTGTGGCAACCGATCGCCCAAGCAGGCCCACTCAGCGATCGCATCGCCGCTTTTCCGCAGTGGCACGCCCAACCTTCTGTACAAGCGGCTAAAGGAGATCTAGTCTATCCTGATTGGTTGACAGGGACTTGGGATATCACCAGCACCTTAGTGGATTTAGCGGCTCCTTTAGCTCCCGAAGTTGTGACTCCTGGCTTTGAGAGTAACCGTCAGTATTTGCAGCAGCCTATTGGCTTCCGGGTGAAGTTTGGGCCAGCCTTATCTAAGTCAGCAAATTCTCTGATTCCCATGCCTCAATCTAGGAGTTCTAGTGAGGTGGTGGCCGATCGCGCCTTTAATGGCTTGAATATTGCCAAAGCTTATTTGGGCGATCGCGTAGTGTTGGCAGTCAAGATGGACCCCAATTCTCCTAATCGCCAGATCACTTTATTACGAGGCGATCGTCAGTTAGTGTCTGTGGTGACGGGTCGAGCCACAGAAACGCCTGATCCAGATCAATTCATTACGACTGAGGTGTTTCAGCAGCAGTTTCGGGGTGCGCCGCAGCTTTACTTCAACCAAGTCGAAACTACCACTGCCTATCGACGATCTACCTCTGCTGACTCCCCCGCGATCGTAGCTGACCAGATCACAGCCGTTTATCTTTCTCCCCAAGATCCGGAGTACTTTAAGGCGGGGGGTTTAAGCAACACTCGTCCAGTCGCGCTCTATCGTTATCAATTAGAATTCTTTCCGGCTAGCTCAGTTGCTAAGGTTATGGGCACCTCAACGGTAAAGACAGTGCGACGGTTAGCGCTCTCAACATAG
- a CDS encoding PhoH family protein, translating to MVEAASIQLPTAESAIALAGLQEENLKTLARQTGATLVLRGQELLISGTATQVELSCQVVRSLEDLWSKGKAISRADILTARQALDTHREDEFNEMRHDVLARTRRGEDIRAKTFRQRQYIQAVRTHDLTFCIGPAGTGKTFLAAVLAVQALLSNQCERLILTRPAVEAGEKLGFLPGDLQQKVNPYLRPLYDALYEFIDPEKIPNLMERGVIEVAPIAYMRGRTLSNAFVILDEAQNTTPAQMKMILTRLGFKSRMVVTGDLTQTDLPTQQTSGLAVAQKILQHVEGIAFCHFSQADVVRHPLVQRIVAAYEQYEQ from the coding sequence ATGGTAGAGGCTGCATCCATTCAGTTACCCACGGCTGAGAGTGCGATCGCCCTGGCTGGCCTGCAGGAAGAAAATCTTAAAACCTTGGCTCGACAAACCGGAGCGACATTGGTTCTAAGAGGCCAAGAGTTGTTGATTTCTGGAACTGCCACTCAAGTGGAGCTGAGTTGCCAGGTGGTGCGATCGCTAGAAGACCTCTGGAGCAAAGGTAAAGCTATTTCTAGAGCCGATATTCTCACTGCTCGCCAAGCCTTAGACACCCATCGCGAAGATGAGTTCAACGAGATGCGGCATGACGTTCTAGCCCGGACTCGTCGAGGGGAAGACATTCGAGCTAAAACATTTCGGCAGCGGCAGTATATTCAGGCAGTCCGCACCCACGACCTCACCTTCTGTATTGGCCCAGCGGGAACGGGTAAAACCTTTTTAGCGGCGGTGTTAGCGGTACAAGCATTACTTTCTAATCAGTGCGAACGTTTGATTTTGACTCGTCCGGCGGTAGAGGCGGGTGAAAAGTTGGGCTTTTTGCCAGGAGACTTGCAGCAGAAGGTTAACCCTTATTTGCGCCCACTTTACGATGCTTTGTATGAGTTCATTGACCCGGAAAAAATTCCGAATCTCATGGAGCGGGGAGTGATTGAGGTCGCCCCGATCGCCTATATGCGGGGTCGCACCTTGAGCAATGCCTTTGTGATCCTGGATGAAGCCCAAAACACCACACCTGCTCAAATGAAAATGATTTTGACTCGTCTGGGGTTTAAATCGCGCATGGTAGTGACGGGCGACCTAACCCAGACAGACTTGCCCACCCAGCAGACTTCTGGTTTAGCGGTGGCCCAAAAAATCCTGCAACATGTGGAAGGAATTGCCTTCTGCCACTTCTCTCAAGCGGATGTGGTGCGCCACCCTCTAGTTCAGCGGATTGTTGCGGCCTATGAGCAATACGAACAATAG
- a CDS encoding DUF4177 domain-containing protein: MQRFEYLTVYVNASGSYQAANGSWRNIKELGEQGWELVSVVSDAAKDMVAFFKRPQQQS; the protein is encoded by the coding sequence ATGCAGCGTTTTGAATACCTCACGGTTTATGTCAATGCGTCCGGGTCTTACCAGGCGGCTAATGGTAGCTGGAGAAACATAAAAGAATTAGGTGAGCAAGGCTGGGAGTTAGTTTCAGTGGTGAGTGATGCCGCTAAGGATATGGTTGCTTTCTTTAAGCGGCCTCAACAGCAAAGTTAG
- a CDS encoding malic enzyme-like NAD(P)-binding protein encodes MVNLTPNPSFSLTIRFQLPNRAGMLASVTQAIALAGGNLGHIDLIEQTRQFSVRDISVDAASTEHAETIVQVVKDLPEIKVVNVYDRTFNLHRGGKIRVESKISLKNQGDLAMAYTPGVGRICHAIAQDPEQAYNLTIKQNTIAVVTDGSAVLGLGNLGPAAALPVMEGKAMLFKEFAGIDAFPICLATQDTDAIVETVKNIAPVFGGINLEDISAPRCFEIEDRLRRELDIPVFHDDQHGTAIVTLAALTNALKLVHKPLDQVRIVINGAGAAGVAIARLLGKAGATTIQMCDSRGILCRDRTDLTAEKLEFAIAQSGTLADALVGADVFLGVSAPGVLTPEMVRSMAIDPIVFAMANPIPEIQPELVVNDVAVMATGRSDYPNQINNVLAFPGIFRGALDCRAAALTTSMYLEAAAAIASLIKPSDLDREHIIPSVFDERVATAVAAAVQRAARQDGVAQS; translated from the coding sequence ATGGTGAACTTAACTCCCAATCCTAGTTTTAGTCTAACGATTCGTTTTCAACTGCCTAATCGGGCTGGCATGTTGGCCAGTGTCACTCAGGCGATCGCCTTAGCGGGTGGCAATTTGGGTCACATTGATTTGATTGAACAAACCCGTCAATTTTCTGTGCGCGATATTAGCGTGGATGCAGCCAGCACCGAACATGCCGAAACCATTGTGCAAGTGGTTAAAGATTTGCCAGAGATCAAGGTAGTTAACGTTTACGATCGCACCTTCAACCTGCATCGAGGCGGCAAAATCCGGGTGGAGAGCAAAATTTCGCTCAAAAACCAGGGAGACTTAGCGATGGCCTATACCCCCGGCGTCGGTCGGATTTGTCATGCGATCGCCCAAGATCCTGAGCAAGCTTATAACTTAACCATCAAGCAAAACACGATTGCTGTGGTGACGGATGGCAGTGCGGTTTTAGGGTTAGGAAATCTTGGCCCTGCTGCTGCCCTACCTGTGATGGAAGGCAAAGCGATGCTGTTTAAGGAATTTGCTGGCATTGACGCTTTCCCTATCTGCTTAGCGACCCAAGATACCGATGCGATCGTCGAAACCGTAAAAAATATTGCCCCGGTATTTGGCGGCATTAATTTAGAGGATATTTCTGCCCCACGCTGCTTTGAAATTGAAGATCGTCTGCGGCGCGAACTGGATATTCCGGTGTTTCATGACGATCAGCATGGCACTGCCATTGTGACTTTGGCAGCCCTCACCAATGCCCTGAAGTTAGTCCACAAGCCTCTAGATCAGGTACGGATTGTGATCAACGGCGCGGGGGCAGCAGGTGTGGCGATCGCGCGTCTCTTGGGGAAAGCAGGAGCCACCACCATCCAGATGTGCGACTCCAGAGGTATCCTGTGCCGCGATCGCACCGACTTAACCGCAGAGAAACTAGAATTTGCCATTGCTCAAAGCGGCACCTTAGCCGATGCTTTAGTCGGGGCAGATGTCTTTTTAGGGGTCAGTGCTCCCGGAGTTTTAACGCCTGAAATGGTGCGATCGATGGCGATCGATCCGATTGTGTTTGCGATGGCAAATCCCATTCCAGAAATTCAACCTGAATTAGTGGTTAATGATGTAGCGGTGATGGCGACAGGTCGGAGCGACTACCCCAACCAAATCAATAATGTTTTGGCATTTCCTGGCATTTTCCGAGGAGCGCTAGATTGTCGCGCTGCTGCCTTGACGACCAGTATGTATCTCGAAGCCGCCGCCGCGATCGCCTCGCTGATCAAGCCCTCTGACTTAGACCGGGAACATATTATTCCATCTGTATTTGATGAACGAGTTGCCACCGCAGTCGCAGCAGCAGTGCAAAGGGCCGCTCGTCAAGATGGGGTCGCTCAAAGTTAG
- a CDS encoding ChaN family lipoprotein — MRKGQLTKLWAWSLGIFLCFASPASAQTVFSPIQQQRLSPQTVLRQLAAADVVYLGETHDSPADHRAQLNIIQALHQKKPQLAIALEMFQRPYQPALDRYLAGKITEAELRQQSQFDQRWGYDWEYYAPILRFAKANRLSVIALNTPTEVTRKVARQGLGSLTASDRQFIPPASEIRTDNKAYRQRIQKFYTEIHQGHSSSNNFEQFFQAQVLWDETMADRIAQFATTYPNHQIVVLAGQGHIIYGDSIPSRVARRLKNTPNFVQRLVLLNPEDTKRERRAIADYFWKDER; from the coding sequence ATGAGAAAAGGTCAGCTAACAAAACTTTGGGCCTGGTCACTCGGCATTTTTCTGTGTTTCGCCTCACCTGCTTCGGCCCAAACCGTTTTTAGCCCGATTCAGCAGCAGCGCTTAAGCCCCCAAACTGTCCTCCGACAGCTAGCCGCCGCCGATGTGGTTTACCTAGGCGAAACTCACGATAGCCCAGCAGATCATCGAGCGCAACTCAACATTATTCAAGCGCTCCACCAAAAAAAGCCCCAACTGGCGATCGCGCTAGAAATGTTTCAGCGACCCTATCAACCAGCCCTCGATCGCTATCTTGCAGGCAAAATCACCGAAGCAGAACTACGGCAGCAAAGCCAATTCGATCAACGCTGGGGTTATGACTGGGAATACTACGCCCCCATCTTGCGCTTTGCCAAAGCCAACCGTCTGTCAGTTATTGCCCTCAACACCCCTACAGAAGTTACCCGCAAAGTGGCTCGCCAAGGTTTAGGGAGTCTGACTGCGAGCGATCGCCAATTTATTCCACCCGCCTCAGAGATCCGCACCGATAACAAAGCCTATCGCCAACGCATCCAAAAATTTTACACAGAGATTCACCAAGGCCACAGCTCCAGCAACAACTTCGAGCAATTCTTTCAAGCCCAAGTGCTCTGGGACGAAACGATGGCCGATCGCATCGCCCAATTTGCCACCACTTATCCCAACCACCAAATAGTTGTCCTCGCTGGACAAGGCCACATCATCTACGGAGACAGCATTCCTAGTCGAGTCGCCCGCCGCCTCAAAAACACCCCTAACTTCGTGCAACGCTTAGTCCTACTGAACCCAGAAGACACAAAAAGGGAAAGGCGGGCGATCGCGGATTATTTTTGGAAGGATGAACGATGA
- the rpsU gene encoding 30S ribosomal protein S21: MAEVRLGENESIESALRRFKKKIQKAGILSEVKRRERYEKPSLRRKHKAEASRKRRP, from the coding sequence GTGGCAGAAGTCCGTCTAGGCGAGAATGAATCTATTGAATCAGCGTTAAGACGCTTCAAGAAGAAGATTCAGAAAGCAGGAATTTTATCCGAAGTTAAACGTCGCGAACGCTACGAGAAGCCAAGTCTTCGTCGTAAGCACAAGGCCGAAGCTTCTCGTAAGCGTCGCCCTTAA
- a CDS encoding PAS domain S-box protein, which produces MNSKNGWAVRRFRWLRYGVAVLVVVAATVVRLLLNPLLGNASPFLPFILAVLFSAWYGGLRPGLLSTGLSAGIIHHFWLDSKDIEGLELGNLILLALFLTAGIGLSWVNEVLHRSRRRSEESVRALRSSEEQYRLLVDGVKDYAIYLLDAQGYVVTWNGGAERIQGYRAEEILGQDFSRFYPPEDVARGKPQRVLETAIAQERFEEEGWQVRKDGSQFWAHVLITSLWNEAGKLRGFSKIERDISEAKRHEAERQRAESALQQSEEQLRLALDASQAGIWDWDLQTSAVTWSSKTEQLLGVTPGTFGQSYEAFLELVHPGDREPLAKAISTALEMKQDYAHEFRVIWADGSIHWIAGTGKPVFDAEGKVIRMLGTNMDVTERKQTELALQQQTERERLIGAIAQRLRQSLNLEEILNTAVAEVRQFLQSDRVIIYEFQADLRGKVVVESVSPEWAPLQGMVIPPLEAPLMQLYRAGQVSSLTDIYAVPLEPFCLNLLEQFQIRADLVIPILQGEDLWGLLVVHHCASPHEWQSLEIDLLKQLAAQLAIAIQQSQLYRQVQQLNSNLEHQVQERMQQLQQALNFEAVLKRITDKVRDSLDEAQILQTAVQELALVLQADSCNAALYDLERETADVCYEYTTSTFAFQGRRLRLESFPEIYQPLLQGRCVQFCSMMASSRQDQAAMLACPLLDDQGVLGDLWLRHRQEYIFTEQEIRLVEQIANQCAIAIRQARLFQAAQAQVEALERLNQLKDDFLSTVSHELRTPVANMKMSIRMLELALHQEVPSSDKPQKSERYLKILQDECEREISLINDLLDLQRLEIGAQSLTLSTIYLDSWVAQLVKPFEERSRARQQVLQVEIEPELPPLISDMLGLERILGELLNNACKYTPPGDRICLQVQVRAKQVQFQVINTGAEIPAHELPRIFDKFYRVPSADPWKQGGTGLGLALVQKLAKHLQGNLYVESANRRTVFTVEVPITLATELAGKNSN; this is translated from the coding sequence ATGAACTCTAAAAACGGATGGGCTGTAAGGCGCTTCCGATGGTTACGATATGGCGTTGCCGTATTAGTGGTTGTCGCTGCAACCGTAGTGCGATTACTACTCAATCCGCTCCTGGGTAATGCGTCACCGTTCTTGCCATTTATCTTAGCTGTACTATTCAGTGCCTGGTATGGTGGTCTGCGGCCCGGTTTACTATCGACTGGCTTGAGCGCCGGAATCATTCATCACTTCTGGCTAGACTCTAAGGATATAGAGGGACTGGAGCTGGGAAACCTCATTCTATTAGCACTGTTTTTAACGGCTGGAATTGGCTTGAGTTGGGTCAATGAAGTGCTGCACCGATCGCGTAGACGCAGTGAAGAAAGTGTACGGGCTTTGCGCTCTAGCGAGGAGCAATATCGGCTTTTAGTGGATGGAGTCAAAGACTACGCCATTTATCTCTTAGATGCTCAAGGCTATGTGGTGACTTGGAATGGTGGAGCCGAGCGCATTCAGGGGTATCGAGCTGAGGAAATTCTTGGACAGGACTTCTCCCGGTTTTATCCGCCTGAAGATGTTGCCCGAGGCAAACCACAACGAGTTTTGGAAACCGCGATCGCCCAAGAACGCTTTGAGGAAGAAGGGTGGCAAGTCCGCAAAGATGGTTCGCAATTTTGGGCGCATGTTTTGATTACTTCTTTATGGAATGAAGCTGGAAAACTGCGGGGCTTCTCGAAAATAGAACGCGATATCAGCGAAGCTAAGCGCCACGAAGCCGAGCGTCAACGAGCAGAATCGGCTCTACAGCAAAGTGAGGAGCAATTGCGTTTGGCCCTAGATGCGTCTCAAGCGGGCATTTGGGATTGGGATCTGCAAACTAGCGCTGTGACTTGGTCTAGCAAAACTGAGCAGTTACTAGGGGTAACCCCAGGCACCTTTGGCCAAAGCTACGAAGCGTTTCTAGAATTGGTGCATCCCGGCGATCGCGAACCACTTGCTAAGGCCATCAGCACAGCTTTGGAGATGAAACAAGATTATGCTCACGAGTTTCGGGTGATCTGGGCAGATGGCTCAATTCACTGGATTGCTGGAACAGGCAAGCCAGTCTTTGACGCTGAGGGCAAGGTCATTCGGATGCTGGGCACCAACATGGATGTGACTGAGCGGAAGCAGACCGAATTAGCCTTGCAGCAGCAGACAGAGCGCGAGCGCTTAATTGGGGCGATCGCTCAGCGCTTACGACAGTCCCTCAACCTCGAAGAGATCCTCAACACAGCGGTTGCTGAGGTGCGGCAGTTTTTGCAAAGCGATCGAGTGATCATCTATGAATTTCAAGCTGATTTGCGGGGAAAAGTTGTTGTAGAGTCGGTCTCCCCAGAGTGGGCTCCTCTCCAAGGCATGGTTATCCCCCCCTTGGAAGCACCCTTGATGCAGCTATACCGAGCAGGTCAAGTGTCCTCGCTGACAGATATTTATGCGGTTCCCCTAGAGCCTTTCTGCCTCAATTTGCTAGAGCAGTTTCAAATTCGAGCCGATTTAGTCATCCCAATTTTGCAAGGTGAGGATCTTTGGGGGTTATTGGTGGTTCACCATTGCGCTTCACCCCATGAATGGCAATCTCTAGAAATTGATTTACTAAAACAGTTGGCGGCTCAGTTAGCGATCGCGATTCAGCAGTCGCAGCTATATCGACAGGTTCAGCAACTAAACTCCAATCTGGAACATCAAGTTCAAGAGCGGATGCAGCAGTTGCAGCAAGCTCTCAACTTTGAGGCAGTACTGAAACGAATTACTGATAAAGTCCGCGATAGCCTGGATGAAGCGCAGATTTTGCAAACGGCTGTCCAAGAACTGGCATTGGTTTTACAAGCAGATAGCTGTAACGCCGCTCTCTATGACCTAGAGCGAGAGACCGCAGATGTTTGTTATGAGTACACAACCTCAACCTTTGCCTTTCAAGGACGACGCTTGCGGTTAGAATCTTTCCCAGAAATTTATCAGCCTTTGTTACAAGGGAGATGTGTCCAATTCTGCTCGATGATGGCGTCTTCTCGGCAAGACCAGGCGGCAATGCTAGCTTGTCCGCTCTTAGACGATCAGGGAGTACTGGGCGATCTTTGGTTGCGGCATCGGCAAGAGTATATTTTTACCGAGCAAGAGATCCGCTTAGTGGAGCAGATTGCCAATCAGTGTGCGATCGCCATTCGCCAAGCTCGACTGTTTCAAGCCGCTCAAGCTCAAGTCGAAGCTTTAGAGAGACTGAACCAACTCAAAGATGACTTCCTGAGTACCGTCTCTCACGAATTACGCACACCCGTTGCGAACATGAAGATGTCTATCCGCATGTTGGAGCTGGCGCTACATCAAGAAGTTCCAAGCAGTGACAAGCCCCAAAAGTCCGAGCGCTATCTGAAAATTTTGCAGGATGAATGTGAACGAGAAATTAGTTTAATCAACGACCTGCTAGACTTGCAACGCTTGGAAATTGGGGCGCAGTCTCTGACCTTGAGCACGATCTATCTTGATTCCTGGGTGGCTCAACTGGTCAAGCCGTTTGAAGAGCGATCGCGAGCCAGACAGCAAGTTCTGCAAGTAGAGATAGAGCCAGAATTACCCCCTCTTATTTCTGACATGCTAGGTCTAGAACGGATTCTGGGCGAGCTATTGAATAATGCTTGCAAGTACACACCACCCGGCGATCGCATTTGTCTACAAGTCCAAGTCAGAGCCAAGCAAGTACAATTTCAAGTCATCAACACGGGAGCCGAGATTCCAGCCCACGAGCTGCCGCGTATTTTCGACAAGTTCTATCGGGTTCCTAGCGCTGACCCCTGGAAGCAAGGTGGCACTGGCTTAGGCTTAGCATTGGTGCAGAAGTTGGCAAAGCATTTGCAAGGCAATCTCTATGTTGAGAGCGCTAACCGTCGCACTGTCTTTACCGTTGAGGTGCCCATAACCTTAGCAACTGAGCTAGCCGGAAAGAATTCTAATTGA
- the rpsP gene encoding 30S ribosomal protein S16 yields the protein MIKLRLKRYGKKREVSYRIVAMNSSTRRDGRPLQELGFYNPRTDEVRLEVDAIVKWLKEGAQPTETVRSILRKANVFEQVNA from the coding sequence ATGATCAAACTGCGATTGAAGCGATACGGCAAAAAGCGTGAAGTTAGCTACCGGATTGTAGCGATGAACAGCAGCACGCGCCGGGATGGCCGTCCCCTGCAAGAACTGGGTTTCTATAATCCCAGAACTGATGAAGTACGTCTAGAAGTTGACGCGATCGTCAAATGGCTCAAAGAAGGAGCCCAGCCTACCGAAACGGTACGCAGCATTCTGAGAAAAGCCAATGTCTTCGAGCAGGTCAATGCCTGA
- a CDS encoding type II toxin-antitoxin system ParD family antitoxin yields MATLNISLSESIRQFVQEQVTFGGYNTSSEYIQHLIQQDQQRVNQKQLETLLSETLESDELAYMTDEWWREKRTQILQKLRFEED; encoded by the coding sequence ATGGCTACACTTAACATCTCACTTTCAGAATCAATTCGTCAATTTGTCCAAGAACAAGTGACTTTCGGGGGCTACAACACTAGTAGCGAGTACATTCAGCACTTGATCCAACAAGATCAACAACGAGTGAACCAAAAACAATTGGAAACTCTGTTATCTGAAACTCTAGAGAGTGATGAACTCGCCTATATGACCGATGAATGGTGGCGAGAAAAGCGCACCCAAATTCTCCAAAAACTCCGCTTTGAAGAGGATTAG
- the fghA gene encoding S-formylglutathione hydrolase translates to MPASPKLINQYRCFDGTVVFYSHPSSACNSEMKFAVYQPPQAQTEPVPVLYFLSGLTCTEENFITKAGAQQFAAKYGVMLVAPDTSPRNTGIPGEDDDWDFGSGAGFYVDATQEPWSQHYRMYSYITEELPALIAEHFPVKSDRQGIFGHSMGGHGALVCALRNRDRYRSVSAFAPIVAPMRCPWGEKAFSNYLGANQEDWRAYDASELVLTANWQRPILIDQGTADNFLDNQLKPQLFEQACAQVGQPLTLRMQTGYDHSYYFIATFMEDHIRHHAEALWA, encoded by the coding sequence ATGCCTGCATCTCCTAAACTCATCAATCAATATCGTTGTTTTGATGGCACTGTTGTCTTTTATAGTCATCCTTCTTCCGCTTGCAATAGTGAAATGAAATTCGCGGTGTATCAACCGCCCCAAGCCCAAACAGAACCTGTACCTGTGTTGTATTTCCTCTCTGGGCTAACTTGCACAGAAGAGAACTTCATCACTAAAGCAGGGGCACAACAGTTTGCGGCGAAGTATGGCGTGATGCTCGTGGCACCGGATACAAGTCCCCGCAACACAGGTATTCCTGGTGAAGACGACGATTGGGATTTTGGTAGTGGAGCAGGGTTTTATGTAGATGCTACCCAGGAGCCGTGGAGCCAGCACTACCGCATGTATAGCTACATCACCGAAGAACTGCCAGCGCTGATCGCCGAGCACTTTCCGGTGAAGTCCGATCGCCAGGGTATTTTCGGGCATTCAATGGGCGGACATGGCGCACTAGTTTGTGCGTTGAGGAATCGCGATCGCTACCGTTCCGTTTCTGCCTTTGCGCCGATTGTGGCTCCGATGCGTTGCCCTTGGGGAGAAAAAGCTTTTAGTAATTATTTGGGTGCAAATCAGGAGGATTGGCGAGCTTATGATGCCAGTGAACTAGTCCTTACAGCGAATTGGCAGCGCCCGATTTTGATTGACCAAGGCACCGCCGATAACTTCCTAGACAATCAACTGAAGCCACAGTTATTTGAGCAAGCCTGTGCCCAAGTGGGACAACCCCTCACCTTACGGATGCAGACAGGATACGACCATAGCTACTACTTCATCGCCACATTCATGGAAGACCACATTCGCCATCATGCCGAGGCTTTGTGGGCATAA
- a CDS encoding KH domain-containing protein: protein MPEASGREGLGHSTPPRSASPNYAGLVRFLVQPFLESPESLKVDCEISPSRPRIWIRLAFDSSDKGRVFGRGGRNIQAIRTVLEASAQSSGQTIYLDIFGGDLVGSRNEESDSESSSNSQPPRSTPPKAAPKRRTQ from the coding sequence ATGCCTGAGGCATCCGGTCGAGAGGGGTTGGGTCACTCAACTCCGCCTCGTTCTGCTAGCCCTAACTATGCTGGGTTGGTGCGCTTTCTAGTTCAACCTTTTCTGGAGTCACCAGAATCCCTCAAAGTAGATTGTGAGATATCCCCTAGCCGACCCAGAATTTGGATTCGGCTAGCTTTTGATAGCTCGGATAAAGGGCGTGTATTTGGTCGCGGTGGGCGCAACATCCAAGCAATCCGAACTGTTTTAGAAGCTTCTGCTCAATCTTCTGGCCAAACGATTTACTTAGACATTTTTGGGGGTGACTTGGTTGGTAGTCGAAATGAAGAATCAGACTCTGAGTCTAGTTCGAACTCTCAACCACCTCGTTCTACACCACCCAAAGCTGCTCCTAAACGCCGGACCCAGTAA
- a CDS encoding SRPBCC domain-containing protein has translation MPSLYTEIEIDAPKQKVWQALVQKEQWMYWNTFLYDCDASRPFKQGQEVLLSLRRISGEEETEFEPLITLMQPEVCLTWFSAIPGLQNEHVFELQEIDQGRTKYIHRETFAGWLARIFWPFIRADEQQGLKRMARELKQYVEYQAQ, from the coding sequence ATGCCGAGCCTCTACACTGAAATCGAAATTGATGCCCCCAAACAGAAAGTGTGGCAAGCACTCGTGCAAAAAGAACAGTGGATGTACTGGAATACTTTTTTGTACGACTGTGATGCGTCACGCCCCTTCAAGCAGGGTCAAGAAGTTTTACTTTCTCTACGACGGATTTCTGGTGAAGAAGAAACCGAATTTGAACCTTTAATCACTTTGATGCAGCCAGAAGTTTGCTTAACCTGGTTCTCAGCGATCCCAGGTCTGCAAAACGAGCATGTGTTCGAACTTCAGGAAATTGATCAAGGTCGCACTAAGTATATTCATCGAGAAACCTTCGCAGGGTGGTTGGCTCGCATATTTTGGCCCTTTATTCGGGCTGACGAGCAGCAGGGCTTGAAGCGAATGGCCCGCGAGCTAAAACAATATGTGGAATACCAAGCACAATGA